A genomic segment from Oncorhynchus clarkii lewisi isolate Uvic-CL-2024 chromosome 12, UVic_Ocla_1.0, whole genome shotgun sequence encodes:
- the LOC139422774 gene encoding uncharacterized protein, translating into MSSQPADQSQTSTTPSESLTPDLWVTEASLTAEDSVPVATSTASIPVSTISAYVAVAMTTTTSVPVTTTTNIASVPVTTTTVSVPVTTTTASVPVTTTTSSVPVTRTTKIASVPVTTTTASVPVTTTTASVPVTRTTKIASVPVTTTTASVPVTTTTASVPVTTTTASVPVTTTTASVPVTKIASVPVTTTTASVPVTTTTASVPVTKIASVPVTTTTASVPVTTTTASVPVTTTTASVPVTKIASVPVTTTTASVPVTTTTSSVPVTRTTACIPVTTTTASVPITTTTASVPITTTTASVPVTTTTASVPVTKIASVPVTTTTASVPVTKIASVPVTRTTSSVLITKTTASVPVTKIASVRVTTTTTSVRVTTTTSSVPVTTTTASVPVTKIASVPVTTTTTSVPVTTTTASVPVTRTTACIPVTTTTASVPVTTTTSSVRVTRTTSSVLITTTTASVPVTTTAASVPVTTTTASVPVTTTTASVPVTTTTSSVLITTTTASVPVTTMTASVPVTTTTASVPVTTTTSSVLITTTTASVPVTTTIASVLITTTTASVPVTTTTASVPVTRTTKIASVPVTTTTASVPVTTTTASVPVTTTTASVPVTTTTASVSVTTTTASVPVTRTTKIASVPVTTTTTSVPVTTTTAFVPVTRTTACIPVTTTTASVPVTTTTASVPITTTTSSVPVTTTTSSVPITTTTASVPVTTTTASVPVTKIASVPVTTTTASVPVTTTTSSPIHQDKCLYSSHHNNSVCPNHHDNSLCPCHHNDSLCPCHQDNKNSLCPSHYDNSLCPSHHNDSLCPSHQDNRLYSSHHNNCLCPSHHNNILCPNHHENSLCPSHHEHSFCPSASEQ; encoded by the coding sequence ATGTCATCACAGCCCGCTGACCAATCACAAACTAGCACCACTCCTTCTGAatctctgacccctgacctttggGTCACTGAGGCATCACTGACTGCTGAGGATTCTGTCCCTGTTGCCACGTCAACAGCCTCTATCCCAGTCTCCACGATATCAGCCTATGTTGCAGTCGCTATGACAACAACCACATCTGTCCCAGTCACCACGACAACAAACATAGCCTCTGTCCCAGTCACTACGACAACAGTCTCTGTCCCAGTCACCACAACGACAGCCTCTGTCCCTGTCACCACAACAACATCCTCTGTCCCAGTCACCAGGACAACAAAAATAGCATCTGTCCCTGTCACCACAACGACAGCCTCTGTCCCTGTCACCACAACGACAGCCTCTGTCCCTGTCACCAGGACAACAAAAATAGCCTCTGTCCCAGTCACTACGACAACAGCTTCTGTCCCTGTCACCACAACGACAGCCTCTGTCCCTGTCACCACAACAACAGCCTCTGTCCCTGTCACCACAACAACAGCCTCTGTCCCTGTCACCAAAATAGCCTCTGTCCCTGTCACCACAACGACAGCCTCTGTCCCTGTCACCACAACAACAGCCTCTGTCCCTGTCACCAAAATAGCCTCTGTCCCAGTCACTACGACAACAGCTTCTGTCCCTGTCACCACAACGACAGCCTCTGTCCCTGTCACCACAACAACAGCCTCTGTCCCTGTCACCAAAATAGCCTCTGTCCCAGTCACTACGACAACAGCCTCTGTCCCAGTCACCACAACAACATCCTCTGTCCCAGTCACCAGGACAACTGCCTGTATTCCAGTCACCACAACAACTGCCTCTGTCCCAATCACCACGACAACAGCCTCTGTCCCAATCACCACGACAACAGCCTCTGTCCCTGTCACCACAACAACAGCCTCTGTCCCTGTCACCAAAATAGCCTCTGTCCCAGTCACTACGACAACAGCCTCTGTCCCAGTCACCAAAATAGCCTCTGTCCCAGTCACCAGGACAACATCCTCTGTCCTAATCACCAAGACAACAGCCTCTGTCCCAGTCACCAAAATAGCCTCTGTCCGAGTCACTACGACAACAACCTCTGTCCGAGTCACTACGACAACATCCTCTGTCCCAGTCACCACAACGACAGCCTCTGTCCCAGTCACCAAAATAGCCTCTGTCCCAGTCACTACGACaacaacctctgtcccagtcaccACAACGACAGCCTCTGTCCCAGTCACCAGGACAACCGCATGTATTCCAGTCACCACAACGACAGCCTCTGTCCCAGTCACCACAACAACATCCTCTGTCCGGGTCACCAGGACAACATCCTCTGTCCTAATCACCACGACAACAGCCTCTGTCCCAGTCACCACAACGGCAGCCTCTGTCCCAGTCACCACAACGACAGCCTCTGTCCCAGTCACCACAACAACTGCCTCTGTCCCAGTCACCACAACAACATCCTCTGTCCTAATCACCACGACAACAGCCTCTGTCCCAGTCACCACAATGACAGCCTCTGTCCCAGTCACCACAACAACTGCCTCTGTCCCAGTCACCACAACAACATCCTCTGTCCTAATCACCACGACAACAGCCTCTGTCCCAGTCACCACAACGATAGCCTCTGTACTAATCACCACAACAACAGCCTCTGTCCCTGTCACCACAACGACAGCCTCTGTCCCTGTCACCAGGACAACAAAAATAGCCTCTGTCCCAGTCACCACAACAACAGCCTCTGTCCCTGTCACCACAACGACAGCCTCTGTCCCTGTCACCACAACGACAGCCTCTGTCCCTGTCACCACAACGAcagcctctgtctctgtcaccacaACGACAGCCTCTGTCCCTGTCACCAGGACAACAAAAATAGCCTCTGTCCCAGTCACTACGACAACAACCTCTGTCCCTGTCACCACAACGACAGCCTTTGTCCCAGTCACCAGGACAACCGCATGTATTCCAGTCACCACAACAACAGCCTCTGTCCCAGTCACCACGACAACAGCCTCTGTCCCAATCACCACAACAACGTCCTCTGTCCCAGTCACCACAACAACATCCTCTGTCCCAATCACCACGACAACAGCCTCTGTCCCTGTCACCACAACAACAGCCTCTGTCCCTGTCACCAAAATAGCCTCTGTCCCAGTCACTACGACAACAGCCTCTGTCCCAGTCACCACAACAACATCCTCTCCCATTCACCAGGACAAATGCCTGTATTCCAGTCACCACAACAACAGCGTCTGTCCCAATCACCACGACAACAGCCTCTGTCCCTGTCACCACAACGACAGCCTCTGTCCCTGTCACCAGGACAACAAAAATAGCCTCTGTCCCAGTCACTACGACAACAGCCTCTGTCCGAGTCACCACAACGACAGCCTATGTCCCAGTCACCAGGACAACCGCCTGTATTCCAGTCACCACAACAACTGCCTCTGTCCCAGTCACCACAACAACATCCTCTGTCCTAATCACCACGAGAACAGCCTCTGTCCGAGTCACCACGAGCACAGCTTCTGCCCAAGTGCCTCAGAGCAGTGA